A DNA window from Chloroflexota bacterium contains the following coding sequences:
- a CDS encoding ribokinase translates to MLRPPSVEAIDYLIVGHIALDITPHGLRLGGTAAYSALTARALGQRVGLVTSWGAGEQFGLLLERGVQILSIPAEKTTIFENIATPHGRIQRIESIAQPLTLDVIPAEWRIAPLVHLAPIAQEIEPEIANEFPESLVLATVQGWLRRWDAAGHISPADWRNSLPALQKKGVIVMSEEDVQYDEAVIAAMAAEAHHLVVTCGSSGARVFIAGEQYPIAAPSIAEVDATGAGDIFAAAYAIHYQRTQDPFEAAVFANRLAADSVTRCGLASIPLEV, encoded by the coding sequence ATGCTCCGCCCTCCCAGCGTTGAAGCCATTGACTATTTGATTGTTGGGCATATTGCGCTCGATATTACTCCGCATGGTTTGCGCCTCGGCGGTACGGCAGCGTATTCGGCATTAACCGCCCGGGCATTGGGCCAGCGTGTCGGGCTGGTGACTTCTTGGGGCGCTGGCGAGCAATTTGGTTTGTTGCTTGAACGGGGTGTGCAGATTCTTAGCATCCCCGCAGAAAAAACAACCATCTTCGAGAATATTGCCACACCCCACGGACGCATCCAGCGGATTGAAAGCATTGCCCAGCCCCTTACACTGGATGTGATTCCTGCCGAATGGCGCATTGCGCCGTTGGTTCATCTGGCGCCGATTGCGCAGGAAATTGAACCCGAAATAGCCAACGAATTTCCAGAGAGTTTGGTACTGGCAACGGTGCAAGGTTGGCTGCGTCGGTGGGATGCCGCTGGGCATATTTCGCCCGCCGATTGGCGTAATAGCCTCCCGGCGCTACAGAAGAAGGGCGTGATTGTGATGAGTGAGGAAGATGTCCAGTACGACGAAGCAGTAATTGCCGCAATGGCCGCTGAAGCTCACCATCTTGTAGTGACTTGTGGTTCTTCTGGCGCACGCGTTTTTATTGCTGGAGAACAGTATCCAATCGCGGCGCCCTCGATTGCGGAAGTAGATGCTACGGGCGCTGGCGATATTTTCGCTGCTGCATATGCTATTCATTACCAGCGCACGCAAGACCCGTTTGAAGCGGCAGTGTTTGCGAATCGATTGGCGGCAGACTCGGTGACGCGTTGCGGTTTAGCGAGTATTCCCCTTGAAGTTTGA
- a CDS encoding ParA family protein, whose product MGLIYAIANQKGGVGKTTTAINLGAFLSENGQRVLLVDIDPQANATSSIGVDKENIKGGTYEVLIDKAAPEKLILHNPRLHMDLLPANPGLAGASVELVDAEHREQRLRSGLEKLKDKYDYILIDCPPSLGLLTINGLVAANDGVIIPVQCEYLALEGLGQLVQTLNRIRSTVAPQLKIRGVLMTMFDSRTNLSSDVVEEVRKYFPDQVFDAVITRSVRLAEAPSYGIPISLYDRNSAGGKAYQAAAKELLTKDRVAVPAKL is encoded by the coding sequence ATGGGATTGATTTACGCAATTGCCAACCAAAAAGGCGGCGTTGGCAAAACTACAACAGCGATCAACCTGGGGGCTTTCCTGTCGGAGAATGGACAGCGAGTTTTATTGGTGGATATTGACCCGCAGGCCAATGCCACCTCCTCGATTGGCGTGGACAAGGAGAATATCAAAGGCGGCACGTATGAAGTCTTGATCGATAAGGCTGCCCCCGAAAAGCTGATTCTGCATAACCCGCGTCTCCATATGGATTTACTTCCAGCAAATCCCGGTTTGGCAGGGGCGAGTGTAGAACTGGTGGATGCAGAACATCGTGAACAACGCCTGCGTTCAGGATTAGAAAAACTGAAGGATAAATATGACTATATCCTTATCGATTGCCCACCTTCATTGGGTCTGTTAACCATCAATGGGCTCGTGGCGGCCAACGACGGCGTGATTATTCCGGTGCAGTGCGAATATTTAGCGCTGGAGGGGTTGGGCCAGTTGGTGCAAACGTTGAATCGTATCCGCAGCACGGTTGCCCCGCAACTCAAAATTCGCGGTGTATTGATGACCATGTTTGACTCGCGCACCAACCTTTCGAGCGATGTTGTCGAAGAAGTGCGCAAATATTTCCCCGATCAGGTATTTGATGCCGTTATCACGCGCAGCGTTCGCCTGGCTGAAGCGCCCTCCTATGGAATTCCAATTTCGCTCTACGATCGCAACTCGGCAGGCGGGAAAGCCTATCAGGCGGCAGCCAAAGAATTGCTGACTAAAGATCGTGTGGCGGTTCCGGCCAAATTGTAA
- a CDS encoding KH domain-containing protein produces MSEKHATLEVIAPSIDEAIEKGLSDLGLVRAAVDVKVLDEGSTGLFGLGSRQARIMLIVKDDAEPVPAAVSAKEADTSSSTESTASVASSEDQAYTLQLVHDILRDLLDKMHLEDTKIDTYLGEPYGPLDRVPVHADISGDDLSVLIGSRGETLEALQYIARLMLGKELERAMPLVIDVEGFRQRRSQQISRLARRVAEQVAQTGRSQSLEPMPANERRIAHLELQDDSSVYTESVGTGRNRKVVIYQRS; encoded by the coding sequence ATGTCGGAAAAACACGCTACCCTCGAAGTCATCGCCCCATCGATAGACGAAGCGATTGAAAAAGGTCTTTCCGATTTGGGCCTTGTCCGCGCGGCTGTGGATGTAAAAGTGTTGGATGAAGGCAGTACCGGTTTATTTGGATTGGGTTCGCGACAGGCGCGCATTATGCTGATTGTCAAGGACGATGCGGAACCTGTACCCGCGGCGGTTTCAGCGAAAGAAGCCGATACCAGCTCCTCGACAGAATCTACCGCATCGGTCGCGTCATCCGAAGATCAAGCATACACTTTGCAGCTCGTCCATGATATATTGCGCGATCTGCTCGACAAAATGCACCTCGAAGACACCAAAATCGACACCTATCTGGGCGAGCCTTATGGCCCCCTCGACCGCGTCCCCGTGCACGCCGATATTTCAGGTGATGACCTTAGCGTTTTAATTGGCAGCCGCGGCGAAACGCTTGAAGCATTGCAGTATATCGCCCGTCTGATGCTCGGCAAAGAGCTGGAGCGAGCCATGCCGCTGGTAATTGATGTCGAAGGTTTTCGCCAGCGCCGTTCGCAGCAAATTAGCCGTCTGGCGCGGCGCGTGGCTGAACAAGTCGCTCAGACTGGCCGCAGCCAATCGCTGGAACCGATGCCCGCCAATGAGCGTCGGATTGCACACCTGGAATTGCAAGATGACAGTAGTGTATATACCGAGAGCGTTGGCACAGGCCGCAATCGCAAGGTTGTCATTTACCAGCGTAGTTGA